DNA sequence from the Shewanella piezotolerans WP3 genome:
AAAGTCTTTCAGTGCGGGTAGGCTGCCATATTGGGTAACATCGGCGTCTAATTCATCTAAACACTTTTGGGTTTCGACTCGAGTATCAAAATCGTTTTCGTTAATCGCCAAGGCACTATCAAAACCGTCACCGATACATTGCAATGGGTTTGATTGCCCTGTACCGCGCTGATCGATCAAGATAACGTCTCGTGTTTGGCGCACTTTTGTCAGCATTTGATCAAAGCCCTTGGCATTCTCTATTGCTGATTGCCCTGGGCCACCTGCAATCGCTAACAAGGCTTCACTTTTGCCACTGCTCTTAATCGCGGGCATTACCACGTAGTGTATTTGAATCTGTTTGCCGTCGGGCTTGGTATAGTTTTCAGGTACGCTGACCGTGCCGCAGTTCATCTGCTCGGACAGTCCGTCAACATAACAGCTGTTATCAGTGCTAGGTGCTGAAGTTGTCGTTGAAAGCGAAAGTGGCTGCGAATGAGCAGAGGGAAGCAGTACAGCTGCCCAAATGGCAACTGCGATAGCAACTTTCTTACGGCGCGTCAGAGTTGGGCAAACTCCGGCTCGTAATTGCGAATACATTCCTTGGTGCATGATACTGATTCCTTTTTGCAATTTTGGCGATTCGATACCCGCTCGACTTCAGTGTGCTCTGAAACATGCACTTTGCAGTGGAGCGGGTATATGTTAACTTGGTACTGTATCGGTGTATCAATGTATTAATACAGTGACTAAAGGCTAATGTTAGAGCAACTAAATGTCAACCCCAGTAGTGGTGAGCCAATTTATAAACAGTTAAGCGAGCAGATCGTGCGTTTGATTGTGGGTGGCCAACTACAAAGTGAGCAAGTATTGCCGTCAGTGCGGCAGATGGCTGAGCATTTAACGGTAAACCCAATGACGGTGAGCCGAGCAGTGCAACAGCTAGTGGAGCAAGGTTGGCTGGAGCGCCGCCGTGGTCAACCTACTCGCGTGGCACAACGTGAGCAGAGTGATATCAGCTCCAATGGACAATTATTACACCCGCAGATTGACGCGGTTGTTGAGCAGGCTAAACAACTCGGCATCAGTTTAGATGCGCTAAAAACACTGCTTGGTGATCGCTGGAAGTAAAATTTAAAGGATTCTTTTCGATGGATATGAATGAAACACCCATTTTAGTCTGCAAGCAGCTGACAAAAAAATTTGATGATAAAGTCGCGCTTAATGGCTTAGATATGGCGCTGTACCCAGGAATGGTTGTTGGTCTGCTTGGCCAAAATGGCGCGGGTAAATCGACCTTAATGCGTTGTGCCCTTGGGATCATGCAAGCAAGTTCAGGCAGTATTGAGGTGCTAGCAACGCCCGTTGAACAGATGACGTCAGAGCTTAAAACACAAATTGGTTATGTGCCGCAACAACCCTTTGGTTATGAGGGTTTTAGTGTATCTAAAGCACTGGATCTGCATCGTAGCTTTTATCCTGAGTGGGACAAGTTACTAGAGGCTGAATGGCTACAACGATTCGATCTGGACCCTAAGCAGCAAGTGCAGCGTCTATCCGTTGGACAGCGTCAGTCGTTGGCACTCATTATGGCAATGGCTTACCGGCCCAAACTGCTTATTCTCGATGAACCCGTCGCCAGTTTAGATCCCATCGCTAGACGTAAGTTTATGGCCGATCTATTTGAGTTAGCAATCGAGTCAGGCTCTTGTGTGCTGTTCTCTTCTCATATCACTTCCGATCTTGAACGGGTTGCTAGCCATCTCGCGTTGCTGAAGCATGGCGAGTTGGTGATATTTAAAGAGATAGATGAGCTAAGAGAGCAGGTGAAGCTATTAAAGCTGAATGAGTCTGCCGCACTGCCTGCTGAGTTAAATGTACTGCATCGAAATGGTTGTAATGTGTTGGTTGATAACTATCAACAGCAGCAGTTTGCTGGGCTGATTAGTGCTAACTCACTTAACTTGGAGCAGCTGTTTATGGAGCTGCACTCATGAGCTGGGCATTCATCACCTCGGGAAAGTGGTTAAAAGGCTCTGTTCGGCTGTGGTTATTTGATCTTGGTTGCGCCAGTTTTCTGGGTGTTGGATTGCTGGGGTTGGTTATGGCTTTGGGAGTGCCTTTTTTACTCCCTGATGACACTGAGCACAAAGTCGACACCCTAATGCTGCTGATGAATATGTTTGTCGCTTCAACTTGTGTCGCTATTGGTTGGCAGATGAACCGCTTAGCAGCCACAGAGTGGGCGGCTATTGTGCCTCAATACCGGCAAAGTGTGCTGCTACAAGCGCTTGGGTTATTGATAACTAGCCTTATAATCGCCACCATTTTTTTAGCAGCACATAACGCATTTGATAAGTTTGATGAGCTACTGTTGACACTATTGTTCGGGCTCGGGTTTCTCTATTTTAGCTTGAAGAATAGCAGTGCTTTTCATCTATCATTTGTATTGTATGTCTCTTTGCCGATGTTGCCTTACTTGGCTGCTCTGTTGCCGTCAACAGGTAGTGCTTTGTTATTGTTTGCAGATCTGGTTTTAGCAGCGCTTTTATGGCGCAAACTATCAAGGTTTGGCTGGAATAATAAGGCGCGTATTGTTTACCTTAATGGTCTAGAGATGGGCTGGTTATGGTTACCGTCATTTAAGTCTTCCAAGCTGCTTAACCGATTCGAACGTTATCTGCATCCCGCCAACTACTTTATAGGCCCTATGCTAACAATGATGTTGTTGGCTATGCCAGTGGTGACTCTACTGTTAGCCCTCGGGGCATATATGCTCGATGTGCAGTTGCCTGTGCTATTTTTGTTGATTCAATTTAGTAGTATCGCTTGCGCAATGTTGCACTGGAGCCGTATTCAACGTTGGCGTGCGGTTGAAAGTCTATTTGTATTGCCTGGCTTTGATGGCAAAAAGGGCATGATCAATGCCTTCATGCTAACTCAATACCGTTTACTGGCAATATTGACCGTTAGCATGATGGTGACCGCTGCATTAGTTAGCTTGCTATCACCACAAATTAGCTTGTCGGTTTGGTCGCACATTGTGTTAAGTAATGTAATTGGTTGCGCAGCGATATTAGGCTTGGGCTCGATGTGCCGCACTTCAATGCAGATTTCTGCCACGATATTTTTAGTCGCACTGCAATCGGGTTGGGTATCTTCGTCACTGTCGACGGTGCAACATGGTGGTGATATTTGGCGCTGGGTAGCTTGGGACATTCCGCTGCTGGTTTTGGCCCTATTATGCCTTTGGTACGCGAAATATCGATTATGGCGTGGAGATCTACTCTCTGACTAGGGGCTGTTGATCTTTCACGGTTGTTTTTGCCGCAGTTTATTGGCTATTTTGACAAGGCGGAGGCTATGCCGTTTAGTTATTCTCCACAAATAGTCTACAACACAGTAAAAATAGCCAAGAAACGCGGCCCTTTGGGTTCGCTTCAATGCTTCTATTACGGTGTTATGAGCTTTTCACTTAGCCGGCTAAGCTTTATCGCTCAAGCCTTGTACTAGAAGCATTGAATTCGAACAAAAACTAAGCTCGAAAGATCAACAGCCCCTAGTTGTTTGAATCTGTATCTTGGGCACGATAGGGTCAGTACTATTAATTGCACTTAAACTGGTTATCCTAATTAAATCGGCTTGTTTGAATTGAAGTGGTTGATTGAGCTACGACCTTTTTGTGGCGCTACCCTTTACGCTTGTTGCTGAGATGTTGTTGTTTCAGTTGAGCTGGTTAGCTTAAGATATTTTTTGTTAATCGAAGGCCGTTGATCACCATCAGCGGCTTTTTTTTGTGTTTGACTTAACACTAATAGAGCAAAAGCTCTTAGTTTTTGCGCGAACTTCGAGTAAACTGATTTCAAAGCGGAACACTTGTAAGCTAAAAGGTAGTTATTTTATGTCACTCGAGTCATATCACGTTATATCTCTTATACGGCAACAAAGCCAAGCTCTTGGCGATGCGATTGCACTCGAAGGATTCGAAATGGCAGCGCCTTGGCATCAAGTGAGCTGGAGCAACTTTGATATTATCACCTCTAAAATTGCACGGCTGTTAATTCAGTTTGGCATTGAATCCCAAGACCGCGCTGTGATCCTTTCACAGAACTGTCCGCAGTGGACTTGTGCTGATTTAGGCTTATTAAAGGCTAAAGCGGTTGTTGTACCTATCTATCCAACCAGCACTTTAGAACAAGCTGCTTACATTGTTAACGATGCACAAGCAAAGCTGATTTTTGCTGGCGACGCAGAACAGTACGCTATGGCATGCGACTTGGTTGCCAAATGCGACTCTTTATCGCGTGTAGTGGTATTTGATAAAAGCGTACCGCTTCAAGATACAGTTAATCATTTCTACTTAGACGAGCTGCTTGAGCGTGAACTCGATAAGGTGGCCGATGCCGAGCTGGAAAAAAGGCTCGCGGCGACTAGCCTTGATGATCTATTAACACTTATCTACACCTCTGGTACCACAGGCGATCCAAAAGGGGTCATGCTGGACTACCGCAACATCGCATCTATGGTGCGCCAGCATGATACTTTGCTACCTTTTACACCAGGTGATGTGTCATTAGCCTTTTTGCCACTGAGCCATGTATTTGAGCGTGGCTGGAGCTTTTACGTATTGTGCCGCGGTGGCCATAACGTGTATCTGTCTAACCCAATGGCTGTGAAAGAGGCGATTGTCCAGATCCGTCCACATACTTTATGCGTGGTGCCGCGTTTCTTAGAGAAGGTGTATAGCGCAGTCCAAGACAAAGTGATTAAAGCCCCAGAGATGAGACAGAAAATGTTCACCTGGGCGATGTCTGTTGGTCATAAGCAATCTGAAGTGGGTCAAGGGCGTCACAAGGCGTCACTAGGGCTGAGCCTTCAGTGGAAACTGGCTGATAAGCTGGTTTTCAGTAAATTGAAACAGGTCTTAGGTGGCCGCCTTAAGTTTATGCCTTGCGGTGGTGCAGCACTTGATCCAAACGTAAGTGCATTCTTCCAAAGTATCGATGTACCGGTTTTGTGTGGTTATGGCATGACGGAAACCACTGCAACAGCAACCTGTAATACTTTAGCTAACCGTGTACCTGGTTCAAACGGTCAAGTATTGCCAGAAGTTGAAATAAAACTTGGTAAAGATAACGAAATCTTAGTCCGCGGCGATACTGTTATGCGCGGTTACTACAATCGTCCGCAAGAAACGGCAGATACTTTTGAAGATGGCTGGTTAAAAACCGGTGATGCAGGCCGCATTGATGAGCAGGGTAATCTGTTTATCACTGACCGAATTAAAGAACTGATGAAGACCTCAAACGGCAAGTACGTTGCACCGCAGCGTGTTGAAGGTAAAGTCGGCTGCTGTCCATTCATTGAGCAAGTTGCCATTGTTGCTGATGCACGTAACTACGTCACCGCATTGATTGTTCCCGCATTCGAGTCATTAGAATCTTGGGCAAAAGAGAAGGGTGTAAACTACGAATCACAACTCGATTTGTTACGTCACGCTCATGTGGTTGAGCACTTTGAGCAGCGACTAAAGATGTTGCAATCTGAATTAGCTGGCTTCGAGAAAATCAAAAAGTTTACCCTACTTCCCGATGCCTTTTCGATGGAAGCGGGTTTAATTACGCCGACAATGAAGTTGCGCCGTAAGGTCATTTACAACAAGTATGCTCTTGAAATCGATAAGATGTATGCTCGTTAACCAGCCGTAGATAGAAGTTTGATAACAACAAAAAGGGTGCTAAGGCATCCTTTTTTTTGTATCTGGCTAATCTGTTGTTAATAACGGCCAGTGTTCAGCCTCGTTGACGCATTAGCACCGATATAAAAATGCTGGCTTTACCGTATTGGCTGTTTTATCGGTAGAATGGCGGCAATGTTTTATACCCATCCCCTTCTTCGATGGGCGTTTCTTATAGAAAGAGCATGGGCTTTACTCTGTGTTATTGATTTTACCAAGGCAGCGACCATTAGCTGCAATCAATGCCTCGTCTACATGGATGTTGGTGCTTAAGTTCAGCATGGAGCAATGAACCTGTGACCAAAGCCCGTTAAACTCCCACTGAATCCTGCATTTTCAGGTCGGATGGGTATATACCGATTGGTATCAGATAATAAATAAAGGATAGAACACCGTGAATGAAAGTGAATTCAGCTTAACCATACAACCACGTTTTTGTGAAACAGACGCCTTAGGCCATATCAATAATACCGTGTTTCCTGTGTGGTTCGAGGCGGCGCGTGAGCCGATATTTCAGATATTTAACCCAACTCAAGATTTGTCGAAGTGGAATCTGATCATTGCTGGGTTTAACGTCAACTTTAATGCTCCGACCTACTTTGCTAGCGACGTTATCATTAAAACCTGGGTTAGCCGCATCGGTAATAGTAGCTTTGAGTTAACTCAGAGTTGTTGGCAAAATGGCAAAAAAACCGTCGAGGCACAAACATCGGTAGTGCATTACGATTATGCGGCGGAAAAAAGTGTGGCGTTAAGCGAGGAGATCCGAGAGCAATTAGCAACACTCACTGGCGTAGCTGGTTAGCGATTAATTATTCTGCCTCTATGATGATAAAGTGGCAGTTTAGCGGGGCAAACTCCACCTCTTTGAGTGGCGTGAATAGTTGTGCGGGGCTGTAGCCTCGCCATGTCTTTCTCATTATTTCTTTGCATATATAGTCCTGCTGGTGCTCCATGATGTGAACATTGAGAGTCTCCCCATCGAACAGCCACCGGCCTTGATAGCTGTTTAGCTGCTCTAGATCTGCATCAAATGGGTCATATTCTAAAGTAACACTACCCGCAGATTTCAATGATAATAATGCGTCACCCTCTTCGCAGTTGTCGCTTCTTAGCCAGCTCGGTGGCATTGAAACTGGCTGACTTCCTCGGATATAGAGACCAATATTATTGATGCTGTAAAAATGTTTCCCCTCAGCAAACTTAAAGATGTGCGGCTCGCCAAACCTAAGCTCTTGCATGAGAGCTATTAACTGCTCGATAGCATATTGATTTTGCTGGGCGGGGTTTATGGCAATGCTCGTATCTGGAAATTCTCTGGGGATCTCCAGTTGTGTCAACGTCACCTTCCAGCCTTGTGCCTCAAGTTGTTGACTTAATGCATCGAGTTTAGCAGATTCTATTCCGTTACTGCTTATAAAGG
Encoded proteins:
- a CDS encoding GntR family transcriptional regulator; this encodes MLEQLNVNPSSGEPIYKQLSEQIVRLIVGGQLQSEQVLPSVRQMAEHLTVNPMTVSRAVQQLVEQGWLERRRGQPTRVAQREQSDISSNGQLLHPQIDAVVEQAKQLGISLDALKTLLGDRWK
- a CDS encoding ABC transporter ATP-binding protein; its protein translation is MDMNETPILVCKQLTKKFDDKVALNGLDMALYPGMVVGLLGQNGAGKSTLMRCALGIMQASSGSIEVLATPVEQMTSELKTQIGYVPQQPFGYEGFSVSKALDLHRSFYPEWDKLLEAEWLQRFDLDPKQQVQRLSVGQRQSLALIMAMAYRPKLLILDEPVASLDPIARRKFMADLFELAIESGSCVLFSSHITSDLERVASHLALLKHGELVIFKEIDELREQVKLLKLNESAALPAELNVLHRNGCNVLVDNYQQQQFAGLISANSLNLEQLFMELHS
- a CDS encoding AMP-dependent synthetase/ligase: MSLESYHVISLIRQQSQALGDAIALEGFEMAAPWHQVSWSNFDIITSKIARLLIQFGIESQDRAVILSQNCPQWTCADLGLLKAKAVVVPIYPTSTLEQAAYIVNDAQAKLIFAGDAEQYAMACDLVAKCDSLSRVVVFDKSVPLQDTVNHFYLDELLERELDKVADAELEKRLAATSLDDLLTLIYTSGTTGDPKGVMLDYRNIASMVRQHDTLLPFTPGDVSLAFLPLSHVFERGWSFYVLCRGGHNVYLSNPMAVKEAIVQIRPHTLCVVPRFLEKVYSAVQDKVIKAPEMRQKMFTWAMSVGHKQSEVGQGRHKASLGLSLQWKLADKLVFSKLKQVLGGRLKFMPCGGAALDPNVSAFFQSIDVPVLCGYGMTETTATATCNTLANRVPGSNGQVLPEVEIKLGKDNEILVRGDTVMRGYYNRPQETADTFEDGWLKTGDAGRIDEQGNLFITDRIKELMKTSNGKYVAPQRVEGKVGCCPFIEQVAIVADARNYVTALIVPAFESLESWAKEKGVNYESQLDLLRHAHVVEHFEQRLKMLQSELAGFEKIKKFTLLPDAFSMEAGLITPTMKLRRKVIYNKYALEIDKMYAR
- a CDS encoding acyl-CoA thioesterase, whose protein sequence is MNESEFSLTIQPRFCETDALGHINNTVFPVWFEAAREPIFQIFNPTQDLSKWNLIIAGFNVNFNAPTYFASDVIIKTWVSRIGNSSFELTQSCWQNGKKTVEAQTSVVHYDYAAEKSVALSEEIREQLATLTGVAG